The Oncorhynchus tshawytscha isolate Ot180627B linkage group LG05, Otsh_v2.0, whole genome shotgun sequence genome includes a window with the following:
- the sec22bb gene encoding vesicle-trafficking protein SEC22b-B isoform X2: MVLLTMIARLADGLPLAASMQEDEQLGRDLQQYQSQAKQLFRKLNDQSPTRCTLEAGSMSFHYVIEKGVVYLVLSEASFPKKLAFAYLEDLQAEFHEQHGKKVPTVSRPYSFIEFDTYIQKTKKSYIDSRARRNLGSINTELQDVQRIMVANIEEVLQRGEALSALDSKASNLSSLSKKYRSDAKYLNTRSTYAKLAAGGVFFIMLIVYVRFWWL, encoded by the exons ATGGTGCTGCTGACAATGATCGCTCGGTTGGCGGATGGACTGCCGCTTGCCGCCTCAATGCAGGAGGACGAACAG TTGGGTCGGGACCTGCAACAGTACCAGAGCCAGGCTAAACAGCTGTTCCGGAAACTGAATGACCAGAGTCCCACACGTTGCACATTAGAGGCAGGATCCATGTCCTTTCA CTACGTCATAGAAAAGGGAGTAGTTTACCTAGTGCTGTCTGAAGCAAGCTTTCCCAAAAAACTTGCCTTTGCTTACCTGGAAGACCTGCAGGCAGAGTTCCATGAACAGCACGGGAAGAAGGTCCCCACTGTGTCCCGGCCGTACTCCTTCATTGAGTTTG ACACCTACATTCAGAAGACCAAGAAGTCCTACATAGACAGCCGAGCCCGTAGGAACCTGGGCAGCATCAACACAGAGCTGCAGGACGTCCAGAGGATCATGGTGGCCAACATTGAGGAAGTATTGCAACGAGGGGAGGCCTTGTCTG CTCTGGACTCCAAGGCCAGTAATCTGTCCAGCCTGTCAAAGAAGTACAGAAGTGATGCCAAGTACCTGAACACTCGTTCCACCTATGCTAAGCTGGCCGCAGGCGGGGTCTTCTTCATTATGCTTATCGTCTACGTCCGCTTCTGGtggctctga
- the sec22bb gene encoding vesicle-trafficking protein SEC22b-B isoform X1, with product MVLLTMIARLADGLPLAASMQEDEQGSEKLGRDLQQYQSQAKQLFRKLNDQSPTRCTLEAGSMSFHYVIEKGVVYLVLSEASFPKKLAFAYLEDLQAEFHEQHGKKVPTVSRPYSFIEFDTYIQKTKKSYIDSRARRNLGSINTELQDVQRIMVANIEEVLQRGEALSALDSKASNLSSLSKKYRSDAKYLNTRSTYAKLAAGGVFFIMLIVYVRFWWL from the exons ATGGTGCTGCTGACAATGATCGCTCGGTTGGCGGATGGACTGCCGCTTGCCGCCTCAATGCAGGAGGACGAACAG GGAAGTGAGAAG TTGGGTCGGGACCTGCAACAGTACCAGAGCCAGGCTAAACAGCTGTTCCGGAAACTGAATGACCAGAGTCCCACACGTTGCACATTAGAGGCAGGATCCATGTCCTTTCA CTACGTCATAGAAAAGGGAGTAGTTTACCTAGTGCTGTCTGAAGCAAGCTTTCCCAAAAAACTTGCCTTTGCTTACCTGGAAGACCTGCAGGCAGAGTTCCATGAACAGCACGGGAAGAAGGTCCCCACTGTGTCCCGGCCGTACTCCTTCATTGAGTTTG ACACCTACATTCAGAAGACCAAGAAGTCCTACATAGACAGCCGAGCCCGTAGGAACCTGGGCAGCATCAACACAGAGCTGCAGGACGTCCAGAGGATCATGGTGGCCAACATTGAGGAAGTATTGCAACGAGGGGAGGCCTTGTCTG CTCTGGACTCCAAGGCCAGTAATCTGTCCAGCCTGTCAAAGAAGTACAGAAGTGATGCCAAGTACCTGAACACTCGTTCCACCTATGCTAAGCTGGCCGCAGGCGGGGTCTTCTTCATTATGCTTATCGTCTACGTCCGCTTCTGGtggctctga